Proteins from a single region of Pseudomonas sp. 10S4:
- a CDS encoding saccharopine dehydrogenase family protein, protein MALKVMVIGGYGNFGSIVCRHLAVMSGIDLVISGRDPRKLSAKLEALKTQSGKTCEGWCGDAMGVDFKSALSSLGVQLVIHTGGPFQGQSYAVAEACIEAGVNYCDLADCRTFVNGIHVLDARAKGAGVAVLSGCSSVPTLSSAIIDQHRGRFKRIDSIEHGITSSAKMPGLSTVAGVLAYAGKPIKQLKNGQVHEVLGWQDLTLRKMPQMGTRVLANVDVPDMDIFAGRYGAHTLRFKAGAGLKLGGVANYLLAQALRTGLIRDYAPWAARLHRWGCWFERFGDGKSAMYIDVQGLGMDEKPQSLTVQLTAFNDKGPEIPSCAAVALAAKMLQGYVPEPGARPCVGEISVDEYMAAINDPDNLQMSVVFSDGQG, encoded by the coding sequence ATGGCACTCAAGGTAATGGTGATCGGCGGCTACGGAAACTTCGGCAGCATCGTCTGCCGGCATCTGGCGGTGATGTCGGGCATCGATCTGGTGATCTCCGGGCGCGATCCCCGCAAGTTGTCAGCCAAACTCGAAGCATTGAAAACCCAATCCGGCAAAACCTGTGAAGGCTGGTGCGGCGATGCCATGGGCGTCGATTTCAAGTCGGCCCTGAGTTCGCTGGGCGTTCAATTGGTCATCCACACCGGCGGCCCGTTCCAGGGACAGTCCTATGCGGTGGCCGAGGCTTGCATCGAGGCGGGCGTGAATTACTGTGACCTGGCCGACTGCCGCACCTTCGTCAACGGCATTCATGTGCTGGACGCCCGGGCCAAAGGCGCGGGTGTGGCGGTCCTCAGCGGCTGCAGCTCGGTGCCGACGTTGTCGTCGGCGATCATCGATCAGCACCGCGGGCGGTTTAAACGCATCGATTCGATCGAACACGGCATTACGTCCTCGGCCAAGATGCCGGGGCTGTCCACCGTTGCCGGCGTGCTCGCTTACGCTGGCAAACCGATCAAACAGCTGAAGAACGGGCAGGTGCACGAAGTGCTCGGCTGGCAGGACCTGACCTTGCGCAAGATGCCGCAGATGGGGACGCGGGTGCTGGCCAATGTCGATGTGCCCGACATGGACATCTTCGCCGGTCGTTACGGCGCCCACACCTTGCGATTCAAGGCCGGCGCGGGGCTCAAGCTCGGTGGCGTGGCCAACTACTTGTTGGCCCAGGCCCTGCGAACCGGGCTGATTCGCGACTACGCACCATGGGCCGCCCGGTTACACCGCTGGGGCTGCTGGTTCGAACGATTTGGCGATGGCAAAAGTGCGATGTACATCGACGTCCAAGGCCTCGGCATGGATGAAAAGCCACAGTCCTTGACCGTGCAGCTCACCGCGTTCAACGACAAAGGACCCGAAATCCCGAGCTGCGCCGCCGTCGCCCTGGCGGCGAAAATGCTTCAGGGCTATGTGCCCGAACCCGGCGCTCGACCGTGTGTCGGTGAAATCAGCGTCGATGAATACATGGCTGCCATTAACGACCCGGACAATCTGCAGATGTCCGTGGTTTTTTCTGACGGGCAGGGCTGA
- a CDS encoding DUF2269 family protein, whose amino-acid sequence MLYLGLKYAHIIAAIFLFGFGMGSYLYLIAASRTANPLVIAHVARMVVRFDTWITTPAGFIQILTGYGLVKLSGLPLATEWVLTALVIFLCTGALWLPVLVLQKRLQVLALSATETGQGLTVEYDAVYRKWFWMGVLGFLGMFVIVLIMVTRMTPGQWVAMLG is encoded by the coding sequence ATGCTCTACCTCGGCCTCAAATATGCCCACATCATCGCCGCGATTTTTCTGTTTGGTTTCGGTATGGGTTCCTACCTGTATCTGATCGCCGCCAGTCGCACGGCCAATCCGCTGGTGATCGCCCACGTGGCGCGAATGGTGGTGCGGTTCGACACCTGGATCACCACGCCGGCAGGCTTCATTCAAATCTTGACCGGGTATGGGTTGGTGAAACTCAGCGGGCTGCCGTTGGCCACGGAATGGGTGCTGACGGCGCTGGTGATTTTCCTGTGCACCGGGGCGCTCTGGCTGCCGGTGCTGGTACTGCAGAAGCGATTGCAGGTGCTGGCGTTGAGCGCGACGGAAACGGGGCAGGGGCTTACCGTCGAATACGATGCGGTTTACCGCAAGTGGTTCTGGATGGGCGTGCTCGGGTTTCTGGGGATGTTCGTGATTGTGCTGATCATGGTCACCCGAATGACGCCGGGGCAGTGGGTGGCGATGCTTGGGTAG
- a CDS encoding DUF3313 domain-containing protein, which translates to MNLSRKIFVGAALASLLLGGCTSKVTEQDQYSGFLPNYNNLQEVTTTSGEKAMRWVSPSWNPNAYDTVAFMKLELYPAPKPNDRVDLRTLQELQNYMTSNARGVLGQKYRIVSSAKAAPPGSKTLVLRAAITGVTASNEGMQWYEVVPVAAVVGGVSAASGHRTQDTTLFLEAELVDASNNQVVAKVVRKVFGEQLSNTSQKITVNDFKAAINKLTADLQAFIR; encoded by the coding sequence ATGAACTTGTCCCGAAAAATATTCGTCGGCGCCGCACTAGCCAGTCTGTTGCTGGGCGGTTGCACCTCCAAAGTCACCGAGCAGGACCAGTACTCGGGCTTCCTGCCCAACTACAACAACCTTCAGGAAGTGACCACCACCAGCGGCGAGAAAGCCATGCGCTGGGTCAGCCCGTCGTGGAACCCCAACGCCTATGACACCGTGGCCTTCATGAAACTTGAGCTTTATCCGGCGCCAAAACCCAACGATCGAGTCGACCTCCGGACGCTGCAAGAATTGCAGAACTACATGACCAGCAACGCCAGAGGTGTGCTCGGGCAGAAATACCGCATCGTGAGCAGTGCCAAGGCAGCACCGCCAGGCTCCAAAACGCTTGTCCTGCGGGCGGCTATCACCGGTGTAACCGCGTCTAACGAAGGTATGCAATGGTATGAAGTAGTACCGGTCGCCGCGGTGGTTGGTGGGGTGAGTGCCGCTTCCGGCCATCGCACTCAGGACACCACGCTGTTTCTTGAAGCCGAGTTGGTGGACGCGAGCAACAACCAGGTCGTGGCCAAAGTGGTGCGCAAGGTGTTTGGCGAGCAGTTGAGCAATACCAGTCAGAAGATCACCGTCAATGACTTCAAAGCGGCGATCAACAAGCTGACGGCCGATTTGCAGGCGTTTATACGCTAG
- a CDS encoding OmpP1/FadL family transporter: MQKKTCTLPAVTLLALYCQYAHAGGIMLYEIGTDNVGLANAGAAARAQGPSTIASNPAGLSYLQGTQITAGAQLLYGNLTFDRDANTNGTGRGSGNALDPIPGGSFFISHQLDDNWSVGFGSYGDFGLAANYNNDWSGRYFAQNVSLAGLSLVPSVAYRFNDQWSVGVGVKAMYGMLQDQTAIDRSPFGLTNRSDGYFKYEDSTWGYGANLGVIYAPQPGTRIGLAYTSKVDLNFEDKLNIHGTGPGLDRLNGLNTKLDMQVPQTATLSLFQQLDPQWALLATVNWQDWSQFGDVAVQVDTTAAGSQSTTVNAHFKDTWQLALGAQYQATRQLLWNVGVAYDSSAVSDANRTLNAPMGESWRLGTGATYALNKDTDVNVSWALVWLGDMPVDQTKTVSGVRTSGQFDNAWIQAVTGNMTWRF, translated from the coding sequence ATGCAAAAGAAAACGTGCACCCTGCCCGCCGTCACCCTGCTCGCGCTTTACTGCCAGTACGCCCATGCCGGCGGCATCATGCTCTACGAAATTGGCACCGATAACGTTGGCCTGGCCAACGCGGGTGCCGCCGCTCGGGCTCAAGGCCCCTCCACTATCGCCAGTAATCCGGCGGGTCTGAGTTACTTGCAGGGAACGCAGATCACAGCCGGTGCGCAACTCCTTTATGGCAACCTGACGTTCGACCGGGATGCCAATACCAACGGTACAGGCCGCGGCAGTGGCAATGCTCTGGACCCCATCCCCGGCGGTAGCTTCTTCATCAGTCATCAACTGGATGACAACTGGAGCGTTGGTTTTGGCTCTTACGGTGACTTCGGGCTGGCGGCGAACTACAACAATGACTGGTCCGGACGCTATTTTGCGCAGAACGTCAGCCTTGCCGGGCTGTCCCTGGTGCCCAGCGTGGCATACCGCTTCAACGATCAGTGGTCGGTGGGCGTTGGAGTAAAAGCCATGTATGGCATGTTGCAGGACCAGACAGCAATCGACCGCTCGCCATTTGGCCTGACCAACCGCAGCGACGGCTATTTTAAATACGAAGACAGCACTTGGGGCTATGGCGCCAACCTGGGTGTGATCTACGCCCCACAACCCGGCACGCGGATCGGACTGGCCTACACCAGCAAAGTCGATCTGAATTTCGAAGACAAGCTCAATATCCACGGCACCGGTCCCGGACTTGATCGTCTGAACGGGCTGAACACCAAACTCGACATGCAAGTACCACAAACCGCAACCCTGAGCCTTTTCCAGCAACTCGATCCGCAATGGGCCTTGCTGGCCACGGTGAACTGGCAAGACTGGTCGCAGTTCGGCGATGTCGCGGTGCAGGTCGATACCACGGCGGCCGGTTCGCAATCGACCACGGTCAACGCTCATTTCAAGGACACCTGGCAATTGGCGCTCGGCGCGCAATATCAAGCCACCCGTCAACTGTTGTGGAACGTCGGCGTGGCGTATGACAGCAGTGCCGTGTCGGACGCCAACCGCACGCTGAACGCACCCATGGGCGAATCCTGGCGCCTGGGCACTGGAGCCACCTATGCGCTGAACAAGGATACCGACGTCAACGTCAGCTGGGCCTTGGTCTGGCTCGGCGACATGCCGGTGGATCAAACCAAAACCGTATCAGGCGTGCGAACGTCAGGTCAGTTCGACAATGCCTGGATTCAAGCCGTGACCGGGAACATGACCTGGCGTTTTTGA